The DNA segment acacacaacagacaCCAGGTCAATCAAACACCAGGtcaatcagacacacacaacagacaCCAGGTCAATCAAACACCAGGtcaatcagacacacacaacagacaCCAGGtcaatcagacacacacaacagacaCCAGGtcaatcagacacacacaacagatACCAGAACAGACAACAGGTCAATCAGACACACAACAGACACCAGGTCAATCAGACACACAACAAATACCGAGACAAGCAGAATCACAACAGACACCAGGACAATcagacacacatttacacatctgACCTGCTGAATtccttgcgtgtgtgtgtcgcaCGGTCCGGCTCGTGTGTgtacaggttgtgtgtgtgttctctaaggccgtgtgtgtgtgagtgtgtgaagagCTCCTGGTTGTGCTTGAGGAGGTCATTGTACTGGGTGGTAAAGGACCGGagatgttttacacacacaagcagaagGTAATAATCTGGATGCTCAGATTCCGTATGGCACAACAggttctaacacacacacacacacagacacacacacacacagacacaggaatattaaataatgataaaaccTCGGAGCAGCAGATACACATTCAGTATACTTTAGatacattcattatatatatgaacatgataatgtaaaagtgatggatggatggatggatggatggatggatggatggatggatggatggataaatgaatgcattggtggagggatggatgaataaacggataaatgaatgtattggtggatggatggatgaaagaatgaatggatgggtgggtggatggatgactGGATAAATTAATGTATTGGTGGattgatgaatgaataaatgaatgaatgagtgaatgtatgaatggatagatggatggatgtatggatggatggatggatggatggatggatggatggatgggtgagtagatggatgggtggataaaTTAATGTATTGGTGGattgatgaatgaataaatgaatgaatgagtgaatgtatgaatggatggatggatggatggatggatgggtgggtgagtagatggatgggtggataaatgaatgtattggtggatggatagatgaatgcataaatgaatggatagatggctggatggatggatggaaggcaCAGTTAGATGGACACCTGTAGGAGCCTGAGGTATTCTGGGACACGCTGGGCCGGCTGAAGCAGCAGAGTGTGGAGGGATGGACGTGTCTCATCTCCTGTGAGGTCACCCTAGATTCGGACATGCACAGTCAATCAGGACACACTCTgatctttttgtgtgtgtgtgtgtgtgtgtgtgtgtgtgtgtgtgtgtgtgtgtgtgtgtgtgtgtgtctgtacctCTAGCAGGCCTGCAGGCTTTGAGAATAAGCTGAGAGCTGAAAGGCATTCTGGGAGCTCCTTTAGATAGGACACGTAGTTGTGCAGAAAATCAccctgtgacacacacacacacacacacgcacacgagTGACACACATATAAGACACACCTCATTTACTGAGACTAACATTGcataagccacacctccttcactgagactatTGGGACTGACGAAtaagccatgcctccttcaaTGAGACTACAGGGACTAATGTGCAtaagccacacctctttcactgaaacttcttcttcttcttctttcggctgctcccattaggggtcgccatagcagatcatccgtctccatacccccctgtcctctacatctgcctctttcacaccaactacctgcatgtcttccctcaccaaatccatgaacctcctccttggccttcctcttttcctcctacctggtggctccatcctcagcattcttctaccaatataattcatgtccctcctcccCTCTTCCACTGAAACTACTGGGAATATTATGCATAaatcacacctccttcactgagactacTGGGACTAACATGCACATAAGGCACataagccacgcctcctttactgagactaCTGGGACTAATATGcataagccacacctccttcacagaGACTATTGGGACTGATAAGCATaagacacgcctcctttactgagactcCTCACCCCATCATCATTGGTACTGACATCCAAAAGGAAAAGCTCCAGTACCTCCTTACTGGTAAGCCTCAGAAACAAATCTCCCATGATGCCTTGCCAGTGACTCTTCAGCACACGTTCCTGCAGAAGGTGCAAGAGCTCGAGGTGCTGCTGGATCAAAAACCGCAAAGAGGAAGGGAAGAGCCTggggcagagagagaaaaaaaagtgaaatactACAGATatatcaaagtgtgtgtgtgtgtgtgtgtgtgtgtgtgtgtgtgtgtgtgtgtgtgtgtgtgtgtgtttaccgtTTGTCTTTAAGATTAGAGCTTTCATAGCCATTGTGGGTGATGTTGGCCTTCAGCAGCAGAGACAGATATGAGACGTACACTCTCTCTGATTCCAACAGCTCCAAAGCAGATACCTGCCTGGGATCTccacacacaaatattataaACTATTTATTCTTTGCTTCACGTCCTGCTTTCTAAAAATGCCACTAATTCATATAATATTACAGTATGTatcatatatagatatatatatacacgatatggccaaaggtttgtggacacctgaccataaggtaagtgcttattttttataaacatcccattccacatttattctccatttgctctcataataaaagacgtgtgtgtgtgtgtgtgtgtgtgtgtgtgtgtgtgtgtgtgtgtgtgagtgagagagagagaagcactTGTGTCCTGGCCGATCTGCTCTGTCTGGTCTCGGCTCATTCTCCTTTCCCGCCACACTGGAGCTTTAGGGTGAGTCCTAAAATCACTGCCATCCTGCTCAgaacctaacacacacacacacacacacacacacacacacacaaacatttgtacGAGTTGCGTCTAATCAGAATTTCGAGTGTAACTGTGCTTGAAAAGACAGTCAGAGTTTTACTCACTCTGATTGGTCGGCAGGTGGCTGATGTAATGCTGAATAAGCCTCACTTGTGTTTGGCTGCAGGGGTGGGTGTGGCCATCCACTGTCTCCTCCCCCCTGGAGAATTTTCAGCCAATCATATAAGAGAAACTTTAGTGAGTCTTTGTGTATAGCAGTGTGTATCGTGTCTTACCCATGTTCTGTCCCTTGTAGCATGTCTTATCCATGTTCTGTCCTGTGTAGTGTCTCTTATCCATGTTCTGTCCCTTGTAGCTTGTCTTACCCATGTTATGTCCCATGTAGCATGTCTTACCCATGTTCTGTCCTGTGTAGCATGTCTTACCCATGTTCTGTCCTGTGAAGCATGTCTCACACATGTTCTATCCTGTGTAGCGTCTTACCCATGTTCTGTCCTGTGTAGCAGGTCTTATTTTTGTTCTGTCCCGTGTAGCGTGTCTTACCCATGTTCTGTCCCATGTAGCATGTCTTACCCGTGTTCTGTCCTGTGTAGTGTATCTTACCCGTGTTCTTTCCCATGTAACGTGTCTTACCCGTGTTCTGTCCCATGTAACGTGTCTTACCTGTGTTCTGTCCCATGTAACGTGTCTTACTCGTGTTCTGTCCCATGTAACGTGTCTTACCCGTGTTCTGTCCCGTGTAGCATGTCTTATTTTTGTTCTGTCCCATGTAGCATGTCTTACCTGTGTTCTGTGCTGTGTAGCATGTGTTACCCGTGTTCTGTCCTGTGTAGCGTGTCTTACCTGTGTTCTGTCCTGTGTAGCATGTCTTATTTTTGTTCTGTCCCATGTACCGTGTCTTACCTGTGTTCTGGGCTGTGTAGCAGGTCCAGATCTGTCTGTAGCTGTTTCTGCCTGATGTTAAGTTCAGAGATCTGGGACAGAGCCGTGTCTGTGTCCTCCTGCCGAACATCAACATATTAATACTGTGTGTACACATACGGCGTGTGACGTGTTCAGATGAAGGCGTGTCTTGTGCACCTGGAGTGTGTTCAGAGTGTTTCTTAGAGACAACACTTTCTCAGCTGTGTCTCTCTGgcactctctcactttctcctccaGGCGGGCGTTGCTCTGCTGTAAGGCGGAGATCTCCTGAACCACGCCCCTGAGTCCAGCCTTAAGCTCCGCCCACAGAGCCTGCAACTGCGATGGGGGTGTTTTGAACATGAAGATAAAAAGGATATGATGCACATTTGATTGtttagaatatataatattacacaaCTGAAATGTGCATAAAAGTAAGTGCCCCCATAGACTCATGAAATTAGAAGTCCCTGATTTTCCTGAATCAAGTGCAATTTCCTGTTTAAacctacatttaaatacaaacacaaaatgtctaTCAAATATACTGTTTCTTTTCTCTATGTTCGATGTCTAAAAGCTGATAACATTATTCAAATTTGCTAATTATAACTAAtagacaaaccaaaaaaaaaaagaacaatagcTTAAATGTGTTTGGGCTTCAACAATCTACAACGTGATCTGCAATAAAAATAAGGATCAGCCAAATGAGAGCATAACAAATTGGCCAAACTAGCCAGAACTAACTAGCTAGCTAGTGTACAAAAAGTAGCTAGCTAACTGAGTGAGTGGGTTTAAAACCGGACTTTGCATTCCTCCTGAACCTGAATGTGCAGCTCTGGATCGTCCATGTGTGAATCCGCATATGCAtctaagaaacacacacacacacacacaccgaaagaCAATGTTTAGAAGTCATTTATATAACCAGACTGCAGTAAGAATGCTTTCCACATGGTCTAACCACAAAGACTCCCTTCACTTATTCCTTCAGTCTGTTTAATTTTGGTTTTATTCCTTCATGAAAATGTTACACTCTCATTCAATCTCATAAATTCCTTATACCAAGGTAGGCATGTGCTCATGTGGAATGACGGAGGGTACATAAATAACCTTGCTGCAGTATTTAATGGCTTAAAACCAATCACCTggatggaaacaaaaaaaaatgctgcagcAACAGTTtaagcttttttaaaattaattttagtcTGTGCTCTGTAATTATAGCAAGTaccctctatctatctatctatctatctatctatctatctatctatctatctatctatctatctatctatctatctatctgtctgtctgtctgtctgtctgtctgtctgtctgtctgtctgtctgtctacaaagGTGAAGAACGGGTGCTTTATACTGTacagaaattatatatacatatacatatttacatatataatatattacatatataagctggggtcagacatgatacagtgcctctgtagcacagaggattaagagccttgctcaagggcccgagtGGCAACTGCTTGGAGATACTGAGGCTTAAACCCcttgaccttccaatcagtaccCCAGTCACCTATGTCACTCTGGAAAAGGGAGTCTGCTGAATACCGTAAACGTAAATGTGAGGGTTGTATCTATCATCTAGATCAGTGGTCACCAGATcagcaccggtccgtgggtcaattggtaccgggccgcacagaaagaatacataacttacattatttccgttttgtttattatctgattctgaacaatgttttattttggaaaattaccagattctctcctccacatctgtctatgactcactcttgatgcatgtcttgattcctcggtcacatgtcttacctccatccactaccttcttaaaggtgctgctccggccgctaactcataatacattaccgctaaattcaaacccccaagcgagcaaaatgagcaataaacaacacagtggattcacgtttacatctatctatctatctatctatctatctatctatctatctatctatctatctatctatctatctatctgtctgtctgtctgtctgtctgtctgtctgtctgtctgtctgtctgtctgtctgtctgtctgtccacatTGAGAATTAAGATCTAAAACATCATTGACATCCCGACAGATCTTCTGAAAACATCTGGAGTTACGTCTGAATGATGAATAAAGACATGAATGTGTCTGAGTATTGACTCCTAACTCGACTCAGTGACTCGTTACCTTCTGCTTTTGTGTTCTCCATGTCCCTTCCTTCAAGGTTTTATATTCCAATTTAAGTTCTGAATTTTGCAGATGTGGATTTGCTTCTGAATATTGGTTCCACTGGTTTTCCAGAAAACATCGTCCACAGTATTTTCACCTTTATTTCCAGGTTCCAGGTTTTCTCGAATATCAATCAACTTTTTCAAACTTGTTCCAGTCCTTCAGACTTCCAGAATTCGGTTCTAATCTTTGCAGAATCTTGTTTTGTTGGTATTTTCCACTTCTGGAATCTTGTCCCACTGTCGTTCTTGTTCTAGAATCGTTTTCCAACATCTCTGAGGACCCCCTCCCCCTTACAGTCTTAGATTCTAGAATCTAGAATCTTCTTCGGGTTTCACGGGTTTTAAGAACATTGTTTTGCTCCCTGCCTTAAATCTAGAGAGTGTTTCAATGATTTCTCCACTGATTCCTCCACTTCTAGAAACTTCTCCCAGTTGTTCAGCATACAGTCTTGTTCCTCTGTTAATGTTTCTGCTTTTATCGAAATGCTGTGCTCCTCTGTGCTTTCCTCAGAAGCTGAAAGAACAGTGGGCATCCGAAAACTCccagaaagagacagagtatCTGAATCTTTCCTTTGAGCACTTTATTCTCTCCACCTCACTCAGTCCCACCTCTGTGTCCTCTCGCTTCCAAACCATGTGAGTCTGATGAGGCCTTGAACAAAAAAGGCCTTGTTTTAAAGTAAGTGGAAATAATGAAAGCACAAGaggaggatgagagagagagagagagagagagagagagagagagagagagagagagagagagagagagacagagagagagagagagagagagagagagagacagagagagagagagagagagagagagagagagagaagagagagagagagagagagacagagagagagagagagagagagagagagagaaagagatagagaatgagagagagagagagagaaagaaagagagagaaagaaagagagagagagagagagagaatgagagagagagagagagaaagagagagaaagaaagagagagagagagagagagagagagagaaagagagagagagagagagagagagagagaaagaaagagagagagagagacctcaGACCTGCTCTGAACTGACAGCTAGACATAGTTTACATGACTGTACGTTACAAACAagaccttaaacacacacacacacacacacacacacacacacacacacacacacacacacacacacacacacacttttagttTTCAGAAACAGGAAGAATAAATGATCATAAATGAACCCTGTGTATACCATAATCTCCCAGTTGCATTataagtgcaaaagtttgtggacacctgaccatgaaattggtatgtgcttcatTTAGTAGTTCGAACTTGCGATCCACTCCAGCTCAGCGtaacatgttcatttttttagttctttctgttttgtttttttatttattataacaattttttattatgtctgttcagtgtttttttttcagaaatgcttttacaaaatattaattaaaccaGAAACTAATGCAATAAAAATCAACTGAAACAGGAATTCATTATCGATTACTGGTTTGTGTTGATGGTCGCAcgtatataaaataacatcCCGTGGCCTGAACATGAGAAACCTTCACTTCCACTCTTACACAACTCCTGCTGGCCTTACTGCAGTCATGAGCTCAGCTGTGTCTCTTCTCACACATCTTCCCGTCCTTTCCCTCCTCAGGGAGGACAAAGTTCTTATTCTTACAGCATGGGacattttcttacatttatgATGGAAGATGCACGAAATTCTAATCCGAAGTCCAATACCTTAAACACTAAGCTTGCACCTCTCCTATTTATAGCAGGCGCTCTAATACAGAGTGACTTAAATTAAgcaagggccttgcacaagggcccagcagttgtagcttggtggttctgggattttaactcacaaccttctgtttTAAAGACCATTGCATTAAACACTGAGATAACACCTCCcccatttatgacatttggcagacacctgtATATGGAGCAACTTACAACCAAGCAGGTgaaagttaagggcctttctcaagggtccagcagtaataatttagtggtgctgggatttaaactcatgatctTCTGTTTTAAATTCCAATGGCATAACAACTGGATACCACCACCCTTATTTATGGCAGACACCaatatccagagtgacttacaacctggcaggtgagggttaagggccttgctcaggggccccagcagtggcaactttgtggtgctgagatttgaaatCATGCCCTTCTGATCTGAAGTCCAAAGTCTAATCCACTGAGTCTTCATAACGGTTAAATATAACCTCGCAGGAAAGCTACAGTAACATGAAAAACAACCAATCATTACatctgtggtgagcagaaaagcatctcagagaaagaaaaacatgaaagcATTGACCATAAAGAGCAGAAGATCACTTCTGGTTCCACTCCTATCAATTAAGAACATCAGTAttctggcattgttgtgttttttgagatgtttttctgctcaacacggttgtaaagagtggaTATTCTAAAGCACTTTGTTTACgcaactatatatacacactgtattgccaaaagtattgggacacctgacttttacagccgtatgtggttcttccacaaaacaTCGGTGGCACTCAATTGTATCGGACGTGTTCActggaactaggagacccaaacctgttccaaactccatgaaaatctgctttatatgggttgaagtggaaggtCCGTATTGAACATGCATGTGACCACTGACCCTCACCtcaggcctcatcacctcacctacatcagaacctactaacacccttgtgtatgaatttttaacaaatctcttctaaatatttttgtggaagatcttcccagaagaggcaaatggggattaaatgtggaatgggatatatatatttaaaaaaacaatgtacaatGTATTTATGTCTCAACTAAACAAGACAAGAAAgttattgtctttttatttgcattattatttaggattgtattaaaaaatatagtgTGTAACAGCTGTGTATCACCACACTTTTATCTTACAGCAAAAATAGAGTTCAAATATCTACAGCAATAAAGTTAAACAGAATTCTGTTCATCGCTGACAAACAAAATACAATCCTAAAAATTCCCAGTACTGGAGAGAAGTTACAAAAAAACGAAGGACGTTTCAGAAGAACCCTTTTCCCCCATACCGAGACAGTCAGTGCTTTGTTGTAAGATGAACACGTGCTCATTTGCTGATTCCGAACTGTCTGTATTaaggctgagtgtgtgtgtgtgtgttacatattAAATTTGAGCTTGAGCCCTGGCGCTGCATTTCTATAGAAGTTTCCAGTCCACACGAGTCCCTCCGAGTCAGTGAACTCGCCCTCACCTTCAAGTCtgagaaaaaagagacaaaaacatttaacatttaaaacaaaaaaaagtactgcAGTACTGGATATGTGATACGTAGGATAGATGGCCATCAGGGTCAGAAAGGCCTTCTTAGCTGGCTGAAAATCTATTACAATCAAtgacttacatttaaatatattttttgtccattAATATGCATTAAATGATTCTTAATAGTCTATTCACTTCATATCATTGTGTTCTTCTTGCTTGCTTTTTGTAGGGTAACTTTTTCGTTGGAATTtatatccaatcagattttaagcGTCACATCACATGTTGCTGGGTCCCTGCAGCATAAAGTACATGTTGcatgaagctgttgctttaaccaatcagattgcgagttGGCAACTCTAGCAGACGTCCAATAACGTCGGCAATTTCACGTCCTTTCAGACACGCTAGTCGGAGCTCGCgacccgcatctgtagcaaaacTGCACGAATACAAAAATAtccgtgtggatttaatagccgtttttattttcattccacGACGCCCGATAGAGGAGCAGAAACCGATTT comes from the Silurus meridionalis isolate SWU-2019-XX chromosome 8, ASM1480568v1, whole genome shotgun sequence genome and includes:
- the arhgef33 gene encoding rho guanine nucleotide exchange factor 33 isoform X3, with protein sequence MENTKAEDAYADSHMDDPELHIQLQALWAELKAGLRGVVQEISALQQSNARLEEKVRECQRDTAEKVLSLRNTLNTLQEDTDTALSQISELNIRQKQLQTDLDLLHSPEHRGEETVDGHTHPCSQTQVRLIQHYISHLPTNQSSEQDGSDFRTHPKAPVWRERRMSRDQTEQIGQDTNPRQVSALELLESERVYVSYLSLLLKANITHNGYESSNLKDKRLFPSSLRFLIQQHLELLHLLQERVLKSHWQGIMGDLFLRLTSKEGDFLHNYVSYLKELPECLSALSLFSKPAGLLEGDLTGDETRPSLHTLLLQPAQRVPEYLRLLQNLLCHTESEHPDYYLLLVCVKHLRSFTTQYNDLLKHNQELFTHSHTHGLREHTHNLYTHEPDRATHTRKEFSRSSGKHLYKVDSESSSNYSSTSGQTDPAHKQRRKKAAVRHYPDWEAEPNRFPHDISFTSDVESRHKATPIQLHRIPETERAGSALADAMETFLPYRHGDSRCSSRSHSTDSSLDITFVSCSPSLSPDCQSHSRGQSSRGGVYRPSCGRGSPDSASVMKPLQQVQRKSRSLNGLQLDSFDSGPHVIRSPAHPRLVRQSSAKSRLRNSSPERHHEPNTHTIADELTQKDSGPPILEDLKWKGVSDECDPTPLSERSRKEGKGFRSSFKKLFKKRSGGESKAEKAVEKNEGQSSNDLEAGRVNRARKPGDIDRGTAV
- the arhgef33 gene encoding rho guanine nucleotide exchange factor 33 isoform X1; translated protein: MSLWGHLLLCTFQLCNIIYSKQSNVHHILFIFMFKTPPSQLQALWAELKAGLRGVVQEISALQQSNARLEEKVRECQRDTAEKVLSLRNTLNTLQEDTDTALSQISELNIRQKQLQTDLDLLHSPEHRGEETVDGHTHPCSQTQVRLIQHYISHLPTNQSSEQDGSDFRTHPKAPVWRERRMSRDQTEQIGQDTNPRQVSALELLESERVYVSYLSLLLKANITHNGYESSNLKDKRLFPSSLRFLIQQHLELLHLLQERVLKSHWQGIMGDLFLRLTSKEGDFLHNYVSYLKELPECLSALSLFSKPAGLLEGDLTGDETRPSLHTLLLQPAQRVPEYLRLLQNLLCHTESEHPDYYLLLVCVKHLRSFTTQYNDLLKHNQELFTHSHTHGLREHTHNLYTHEPDRATHTRKEFSRSSGKHLYKVDSESSSNYSSTSGQTDPAHKQRRKKAAVRHYPDWEAEPNRFPHDISFTSDVESRHKATPIQLHRIPETERAGSALADAMETFLPYRHGDSRCSSRSHSTDSSLDITFVSCSPSLSPDCQSHSRGQSSRGGVYRPSCGRGSPDSASVMKPLQQVQRKSRSLNGLQLDSFDSGPHVIRSPAHPRLVRQSSAKSRLRNSSPERHHEPNTHTIADELTQKDSGPPILEDLKWKGVSDECDPTPLSERSRKEGKGFRSSFKKLFKKRSGGESKAEKAVEKNEGQSSNDLEAGRVNRARKPGDIDRGTAV
- the arhgef33 gene encoding rho guanine nucleotide exchange factor 33 isoform X2, with protein sequence MENTKAEDAYADSHMDDPELHIQVQEECKLQALWAELKAGLRGVVQEISALQQSNARLEEKVRECQRDTAEKVLSLRNTLNTLQEDTDTALSQISELNIRQKQLQTDLDLLHSPEHRGEETVDGHTHPCSQTQVRLIQHYISHLPTNQSSEQDGSDFRTHPKAPVWRERRMSRDQTEQIGQDTNPRQVSALELLESERVYVSYLSLLLKANITHNGYESSNLKDKRLFPSSLRFLIQQHLELLHLLQERVLKSHWQGIMGDLFLRLTSKEGDFLHNYVSYLKELPECLSALSLFSKPAGLLEGDLTGDETRPSLHTLLLQPAQRVPEYLRLLQNLLCHTESEHPDYYLLLVCVKHLRSFTTQYNDLLKHNQELFTHSHTHGLREHTHNLYTHEPDRATHTRKEFSRSSGKHLYKVDSESSSNYSSTSGQTDPAHKQRRKKAAVRHYPDWEAEPNRFPHDISFTSDVESRHKATPIQLHRIPETERAGSALADAMETFLPYRHGDSRCSSRSHSTDSSLDITFVSCSPSLSPDCQSHSRGQSSRGGVYRPSCGRGSPDSASVMKPLQQVQRKSRSLNGLQLDSFDSGPHVIRSPAHPRLVRQSSAKSRLRNSSPERHHEPNTHTIADELTQKDSGPPILEDLKWKGVSDECDPTPLSERSRKEGKGFRSSFKKLFKKRSGGESKAEKAVEKNEGQSSNDLEAGRVNRARKPGDIDRGTAV